From Panicum hallii strain FIL2 chromosome 2, PHallii_v3.1, whole genome shotgun sequence, a single genomic window includes:
- the LOC112879519 gene encoding photosystem I assembly factor PSA3, chloroplastic, translating into MGALPVAHRHLALTSPFLPLPRRGRPSCPAFHGRRRRRRHGAAVVAYMEPNPNSPAAIAGRLVGALPVVGLVARILSDEGGVGGDIIDFAEFRRRVSKKCTVMDSQAFYDFNERRGKPGDPFYVLLCCWLAAVGAGLLKTEEILEGVARLRISNDIEFEEETFIDMMRAAKEKRAKLKAPAPQIAMETRAEKALEAIYVCCFGQDMVEEEDEKLLRTILNAVFPSVGRPAVERMVASMAKQVASGERKRDGKTVSKEVQQRQLKDLEFLKQNKLDSS; encoded by the exons ATGGGGGCACTACCCGTCGCCCACAGGCACCTCGCTCTCACCTCCCCCTTCCTCCCGCTCCCGCGCCGCGGCCGGCCCAGCTGCCCTGCGttccacgggcggcggcgccggcgccggcatggggcggcggtggtggcgtaCATGGAGCCGAACCCGAACTCGCCGGCGGCCATCGCGGGGCGCCTCGTCGGCGCGCTCCCCGTGGTGGGACTCGTGGCGCGTATCCTGAGCGACGAGGGCGGCGTCGGCGGTGACATCATCGACTTCGCCGAGTTCCGCCGCCGCGTCAGCAAGAAGTGCACCGTCATGGACTCGCAGGCCTTCTACGACTTCAACGAGCGCCGGGGCAAG CCGGGAGATCCCTTCTACGTCCTGCTGTGCTGCTGGCTGGCCGCCGTCGGCGCCGGGCTGCTCAAGACGGAGGAGATTTTGGAAGGCGTGGCGCGGCTCCGCATTTCCAACGACATCGAGTTTGAGGAGGAGACCTTCATCGATATGATGAGGGCGGCAAAGGAG AAACGAGCAAAGCTCAAGGCTCCAGCCCCGCAGATAGCCATGGAGACACGGGCGGAGAAGGCCCTGGAGGCCATCTACGTCTGCTGCTTCGGGCAGGACATggtcgaggaggaagacgagaaGCTCCTCCGCACGATACTGAACGCGGTCTTCCCGTCCGTCGGGAGGCCGGCGGTCGAGAGGATGGTGGCGTCCATGGCCAAGCAGGTGGCCTCCGGCGAGAGGAAGCGGGACGGGAAGACCGTGTCCAAGGAAGTTCAACAGCGGCAGCTCAAGGACCTGGAGTTTCTGAAACAGAATAAGCTGGACTCCTCATGA
- the LOC112883022 gene encoding probable mediator of RNA polymerase II transcription subunit 26b encodes MAPPSRDYWLGFFRGAGDSIFDAIDAAITVAASDHPGALRERRDGIAERLFTALLVTGATAAPGAAAVAGAAAGTPVAGAPTPAQLHHEGAASVPSLCSSDRAEAITDDGAPRCDDPVLAETERIKAILLNDQEKSEAELLELLRRLQELDLAFDTLDVTAIGKAVANFRKHSSKQIRNLVRSLIESWKHTVDVWIARRREAVVDQTPQSMGPSSLEQERGVASTPMDEGDLFATPSTTIRLSEENQGSKFSDGMDDDGSVMNNTDRDRGQQYPINQEPARRPPQMGQRYDPDPYCSQEHTAMRQSRPQELSNGQTKEQFVAEMLARPSNAESGPGRPQARPRQHQHASPAQGRPQSVPSEKPAAHHDANSVRAKLELAKNAKLEATKRKLQEGYQEFDNAKKQRTIQMVDPQNLPKQGNNRNFQPSGKPRNNSNINSNRNWSR; translated from the exons ATGGCGCCGCCGTCCAGGGACTACTGGCTCGGCTTCTTCCGCGGCGCGGGGGACAGCATCTTCGACGCCATCGACGCGGCCATCACCGTCGCCGCGTCCGACCATCCGGGCGCCCTCCGCGAGCGCCGGGACGGCATCGCCGAGCGCCTCTTCACCGCGCTCCTGGTGaccggcgccacggcggcgcccggggcggcggcggtcgcgggggcggcggcggggacccCCGTGGCGGGGGCGCCCACGCCGGCTCAGCTCCACCACGAGGGCGCCGCCAGCGTGCCCAGCCTCTGCAGCTCCGACCGAGCCGAGGCCATCACCGACGACGGCGCGCCGCGCTGCGACGATCCCGTCCTCGCTGAGACCGAGCGCATCAAGGCCATCCTCCTCAACGACCAAGAAAAG TCGGAGGCCGAGTTGTTGGAGCTGCTCCGGAGGCTGCAGGAGTTGGACTTAGCGTTCGACACCTTGGAT GTTACTGCGATTGGCAAGGCTGTGGCCAACTTCCGCAAGCACAGCTCCAAGCAGATTCGGAACCTCGTCAGATCGCTCATTGA AAGTTGGAAGCATACAGTTGATGTGTGGATTGCTCGCCGCCGAGAGGCTGTTGTAG ATCAAACACCTCAATCCATGGGTCCTTCCAGCTTGGAGCAGGAGCGAGGGGTGGCTTCTACCCCCATGGATGAAGGCGACCTCTTCGCAACGCCAAGCACTACCATTAGGCTGTCTGAG GAAAACCAAGGTTCCAAGTTCTCTGATGGAATGGATGATGATGGAA GTGTCATGAACAATACTGATAGGGACCGCGGCCAGCAGTATCCGATAAACCAAGAACCAGCTAGAAGGCCTCCTCAAATGGGCCAGCGGTATGATCCAGACCCATATTGTAGTCAAGAACACACTGCGATGAGGCAGTCTCGACCACAGGAACTAAGCAATGGGCAGACGAAAGAGCAATTTGTTGCTGAGATGCTTGCAAGACCCTCAAATGCAGAGTCAGGCCCTGGGAGACCACAGGCAAGGCCTAGGCAGCATCAACATGCCTCACCAGCTCAAGGCAGGCCGCAATCTGTTCCATCTGAG AAACCGGCGGCCCACCATGATGCAAACTCTGTCCGAGCAAAGCTAGAACTCGCCAAGAATGCGAAGCTAGAGGCCACTAAGAGAAAGCTTCAGGAAGGCTACCAAGAATTTGATAATG CGAAGAAGCAAAGAACCATACAAATGGTGGATCCGCAAAATCTGCCGAAGCAAGGGAACAACCGGAATTTCCAACCTAGTGGCAAGCCAAGGAATAACAGCAACATCAACAGCAATCGGAATTGGTCAAGATGA
- the LOC112882062 gene encoding stomatal closure-related actin-binding protein 1-like: protein MTRASTIDFGRKKQGELFGSGPLRPANIIRNKFPTFKNGSNGIIIKLPDNPEIPSLKEAVAKETADLLDKHQRLSVRELTMKFEKGFNTATLLSNEVKWRHAALLERDILLKNLKSVLESLRSRVAGKNRDEIEESLSMVDILAVQLSKREDELLQQKAEVTKIAASLKLASEDAKKIVDEERANAQLEIENAKGAVQRVQLALKEQENVSQRTGKQDVDELKEEVQEARRVKMLHCPSKAMDIENEIQVLRDQLAEKSSDSVHILKELELHRRFEGNDLPFYVLEGLETLGSMLHIVVRDNASVDFSNFSIQWFRIQPEGSVKEIISGATKPVYAPEPLDVGRYIEAEIKFGGHTSLAKTAGPVGPAAGLADYVEALMRNPETNYNVVVLQVNGVAQPADSLHVLCIGRLRMRLARGKAVVAKEFYSSLMQLCGVRGGGDAAPQAIFWQPRKELSFVLGFETTRERNSALMLARRFAMDCNIILAGPGDKTP from the exons ATGACTCGAGCTTCGACTATTGATTTTGGACGGAAGAAGCAGGGCGAGCTCTTTGGATCAGGGCCACTGCGTCCAGCAAACATCATCAGAAATAAATTCCCTACCTTCAAGAATGGTTCAAACGGGATTATTATCAAATTGCCGGATAACCCAGAAATTCCATCTCTTAAGGAGGCTGTTGCCAAGGAGACAGCAGATCTGCTTGATAAGCATCAGCGCCTTTCAGTCCGTGAGCTCACCATGAAATTTGAGAAGGGTTTTAACACAGCCACCCTGTTGTCTAATGAG GTGAAATGGAGACATGCAGCTTTGTTGGAGCGAGACATCCTTTTGAAGAATCTAAAAAGTGTATTGGAGTCGCTGAGAAGTCGAGTAGCCGGCAAAAATAGGGATGAAATCGAGGAGTCTCTATCTATG GTGGATATTTTAGCAGTTCAGCTGTCCAAAAGAGAAGATGAGTTACTTCAGCAAAAAGCAGAGGTCACAAAAATAGCAGCCTCATTGAAACTG GCTTCTGAAGATGCCAAGAAAATTGTTGATGAAGAAAGAGCTAATGCTCAGTTGGAGATAGAAAATGCTAAAGGTGCTGTTCAGAGAGTTCAACTAGCACTTAAAGAGCAAGAAAATGTATCTCAAAGAACTGGGAAGCAG GATGTGGATGAACTGAAGGAGGAAGTTCAAGAAGCACGAAGGGTGAAAATGCTGCATTGCCCAAGCAAG GCAATGGATATCGAAAATGAGATTCAAGTTCTACGAGATCAACTTGCTGAAAAATCCTCAGATTCTGTTCACATTTTGAAAGAG TTGGAGCTGCACCGACGATTTGAGGGAAATGATCTGCCTTTTTATGTGTTAGAGGGTCTTGAAACCTTAGGTTCAATGTTGCACATAGTTGTTCGGGACAATGCATCTGtagatttttcaaatttttcgaTCCAGTGGTTTCGCATACAACCTGAAGGAAGCGTGAAAGAAATCATTTCAG GTGCCACAAAGCCAGTGTATGCTCCGGAACCACTTGATGTTGGGCGGTACATCGAAGCTGAAATAAAATTTGGTGGTCACACCTCACTCGCAAAGACTGCAGGTCCAGTAGGCCCTG CTGCAGGATTGGCCGATTATGTTGAGGCTCTTATGAGGAATCCTGAAACAAATTATAAT GTCGTTGTTCTTCAAGTGAATGGAGTTGCTCAGCCTGCAGATTCCCTTCATGTTCTTTGCATTGGGAGACTTCGGATGAGACTCGCTAGAGGAAAGGCGGTTGTTGCAAAGGAATTCTATTCCTCGTTGATGCAG CTGTGCGGTGTTAGAGGTGGTGGAGATGCTGCCCCGCAGGCAATCTTTTGGCAACCCAGAAAGGAGCTCAGTTTCGTGCTGGGCTTCGAAACAACCAGGGAACGCAACTCGGCCCTCATGCTCGCCCGGAGATTTGCCATGGATTGCAAT ATCATCCTTGCTGGCCCAGGAGACAAAACTCCCTGA